One part of the uncultured Bacteroides sp. genome encodes these proteins:
- the rhaM gene encoding L-rhamnose mutarotase: MKREAFKMYLKPGFEEEYEKRHAAIWPELKKMLQEGGVSDYSIYWDKDTNILFACQKTEGGSSQDQGDNPIVQKWWDYMADIMDTNPDNSPVSIPLKEVFHMD, encoded by the coding sequence ATGAAAAGAGAAGCTTTTAAAATGTATCTGAAGCCTGGCTTCGAAGAAGAGTATGAAAAAAGACATGCGGCAATCTGGCCTGAATTGAAAAAAATGCTTCAGGAGGGTGGCGTTTCAGATTATTCTATTTATTGGGATAAGGATACAAATATTCTTTTTGCATGTCAAAAAACAGAAGGTGGTAGTTCACAAGATCAGGGAGATAACCCGATTGTTCAGAAATGGTGGGATTACATGGCCGATATAATGGATACAAATCCGGATAATTCTCCGGTTTCAATACCTCTGAAGGAAGTCTTTCACATGGATTGA